A part of Streptomyces sp. NBC_01210 genomic DNA contains:
- a CDS encoding MFS transporter, protein MPELTHRRRLLVLAICAMSLLIVSLDNTILNVALPSIQKEFHASVAGMQWTIDAYTLVLASLLMLSGSTADRIGRRKVFQTGLVLFTVGSLLCSLAPNLESLIAFRMVQAVGGSMLNPVAMSIITNTFTDPRERARAIGVWGGVVGISMAAGPLVGGILVDSVGWRSIFWVNLPVGIAAILLTWRCVPESRAPKPRRPDPVGQLLVIALLGSVTYAIIEAPSAGRHSPVIIALGTVAALALTGLLLYEPRRTEPLIDLRFFRSAPFSGATVIAVCAFASLGGFLFINTLYLQDVRGLSAMDAGLYMLPMAAMTFICAPLSGRLVGSRGPRLSLLIAGPTMAASGVLFAVFEAETSDALLFFGYFLFGLGFGMVNAPITNTAVSGMPRSQAGVAAAVASTSRQIGQTLGVAVIGAVLAAGVASSTSYADGFVAASRPAWWIITGCGLCILVVGALTSGSWAQETARRTAERLEAPEGGQVLSTANA, encoded by the coding sequence ATGCCCGAGCTCACACACCGACGGCGGCTGCTCGTGCTGGCGATCTGCGCTATGAGCCTGCTGATCGTCAGCCTCGACAACACGATCCTCAATGTCGCGCTGCCCTCGATTCAGAAGGAGTTCCACGCCTCTGTCGCCGGGATGCAGTGGACGATCGACGCCTACACCCTCGTCCTCGCCTCCCTGCTGATGCTCTCCGGCTCCACCGCCGACCGGATCGGCCGGCGCAAGGTCTTCCAGACCGGGCTTGTCCTCTTCACCGTCGGCTCGCTGCTGTGCTCGCTCGCACCCAACCTCGAATCGCTCATCGCGTTCCGCATGGTGCAGGCCGTCGGCGGCTCGATGCTCAACCCGGTCGCGATGTCGATCATCACCAACACCTTCACCGACCCGCGCGAACGTGCCCGCGCCATCGGCGTCTGGGGCGGCGTCGTCGGCATCTCCATGGCCGCGGGGCCCCTCGTCGGCGGAATCCTGGTGGACTCGGTCGGCTGGCGCTCGATCTTCTGGGTCAATCTGCCGGTCGGCATCGCCGCCATCCTGCTGACCTGGCGCTGCGTACCGGAGTCCCGCGCCCCGAAACCACGCCGCCCCGACCCCGTCGGCCAGCTCCTGGTCATCGCACTCCTCGGCTCAGTGACGTACGCGATCATCGAGGCGCCGTCGGCCGGCCGGCACTCGCCGGTGATCATTGCCCTCGGCACGGTCGCGGCCCTCGCGCTGACCGGACTGCTGCTGTACGAACCGAGGCGCACCGAGCCCCTGATCGATCTGCGTTTCTTCCGCAGCGCCCCGTTCAGCGGGGCCACGGTCATCGCCGTGTGCGCCTTCGCCTCGCTCGGCGGCTTCCTCTTCATCAACACTCTGTATCTGCAGGACGTCCGCGGCCTGTCCGCCATGGACGCCGGTCTCTACATGCTGCCGATGGCCGCCATGACCTTCATCTGCGCACCGCTGTCCGGACGGCTGGTCGGCAGCCGCGGTCCGCGCCTCTCGCTGCTGATCGCGGGCCCCACGATGGCCGCGAGCGGAGTGCTGTTCGCCGTCTTCGAGGCCGAGACCTCCGATGCGCTGCTCTTCTTCGGCTATTTCCTCTTCGGCCTCGGCTTCGGGATGGTGAACGCGCCGATCACCAACACCGCCGTCTCCGGAATGCCCCGCTCACAGGCCGGTGTCGCCGCCGCCGTCGCCTCCACCAGCCGGCAGATCGGGCAGACGCTCGGCGTCGCCGTCATCGGAGCCGTACTGGCGGCCGGGGTCGCCTCCTCCACCTCGTACGCGGACGGCTTCGTCGCCGCGAGCCGGCCAGCCTGGTGGATCATCACCGGCTGCGGGCTGTGCATCCTCGTGGTGGGGGCGCTGACCAGCGGCAGCTGGGCGCAGGAGACGGCGCGGCGCACGGCCGAGCGGCTGGAGGCTCCGGAGGGGGGCCAGGTGCTGTCCACAGCGAACGCATAG
- a CDS encoding ATP-binding protein, protein MSPSRTCEVCGTELPDRGRRKGSGPAPGGRPARYCSDACRQRAFRRRSARDAQDQEHGRSAGRDHNQDRTQPEGGELPRALDSFIGRRRELSRLRTLLKSSRLLTLTGPGGVGKTRLAMEFATGLRGGADSKALLVELDSLHDGDRLPQAVAAALGVGERGGRTGVALLAHELGDRPTLLVLDNCEHLAEPCAQLAAALLGRCPRLRILATSREVLRVPGEVVFRVGELSLSPAGEDDDPAAVLQADAVRLFVERAGSCAPGFELHTGNARTVAEICRRLDGMPLAIELAARRTGVLPLSHILAGLDDQLTLLTDGSRTGPGRHRELAAAIDWSHRLLDPEEQTLFRRLSVLVGGFDAVGAAAVCADGEMQPRHVLRVLCALEAKSLIVRLPGPEAEVTARFRQLSAIRAYALDRLADSGELPDTWQRAVDWLTGLMEPAADQVFVDQAGGPLTEERENLAAAVAHTNGLGGAPHVPLTLALARVRFQQEQLTAARALLADVLEHDYEPQDSRDSQESQDSRESRESWESRGRQDSRHVGAALALAARAACQQVDEAAALRFAEQAVAVERRRDDPAGLANALDARAAALLCRGEFAQAVDDFAECLAIVAALGRPRDTAWCRHHLAWALLHIGKAAEGDELMASCLPQLRGQSPWCQSAAALHTAGAIRLALGDVAAAQNLFAEGLRTVPGESFHALYPLEGLAVVAAERGQTKRSLRLFAAAAQARRRLDTEPEAEWRRQVESATARAAAALPAAGRDAAVAQGRGMGWERLIAYALHGTDEGPMPAVRREDGQSPLTGREMTVAALVAEGLTNREVAARLDLSASTVSTHLDNVRDKLGMRSRTQIALWVAGKEQRPGAVPERDPRRGEVS, encoded by the coding sequence ATGAGCCCGAGTCGAACATGCGAGGTGTGCGGGACCGAGCTGCCCGACCGCGGGCGGCGCAAGGGGAGCGGGCCGGCACCGGGCGGCCGGCCTGCCCGTTACTGCTCCGACGCATGCAGACAGCGCGCCTTCCGCCGGCGCTCGGCACGGGACGCTCAGGACCAGGAGCACGGCCGGAGCGCGGGCCGGGACCATAACCAGGACCGCACGCAGCCGGAGGGCGGGGAGCTGCCACGGGCGCTGGACTCCTTCATCGGCCGAAGGCGCGAACTGTCGCGGCTGCGCACCCTGTTGAAGTCCTCGCGGCTGCTGACCCTCACCGGCCCGGGCGGAGTCGGCAAGACCCGTCTGGCGATGGAGTTCGCCACCGGCCTGCGCGGCGGCGCCGACAGCAAGGCCCTGCTGGTCGAACTCGACTCGCTCCACGACGGCGACCGGCTGCCGCAGGCCGTGGCCGCCGCGCTGGGAGTCGGCGAGCGCGGCGGCCGGACAGGTGTCGCGCTGCTGGCCCATGAGCTCGGCGACCGCCCGACGCTGCTCGTCCTGGACAACTGCGAGCACCTCGCCGAGCCGTGCGCACAGCTGGCCGCGGCCCTGCTCGGCCGGTGCCCCCGGCTGCGGATCCTCGCCACCAGCCGGGAAGTGCTGCGCGTGCCCGGCGAAGTGGTGTTCCGGGTCGGTGAACTGTCCCTGTCGCCGGCCGGCGAGGACGACGACCCGGCAGCCGTACTGCAGGCGGATGCCGTCCGGCTCTTCGTGGAGCGCGCCGGCAGCTGCGCACCCGGATTCGAGCTGCACACAGGGAACGCCCGTACCGTGGCCGAGATCTGCCGCCGCCTCGACGGAATGCCGCTGGCGATCGAGCTGGCGGCACGCCGTACAGGAGTCCTCCCGCTGAGCCACATCCTGGCCGGCCTCGACGACCAGCTCACCCTCCTCACGGACGGCAGCAGGACCGGGCCCGGACGCCACCGCGAGCTGGCGGCCGCGATCGACTGGAGCCATCGATTACTGGATCCGGAGGAACAGACCCTCTTTCGCCGTCTCTCCGTCCTTGTCGGCGGATTCGACGCCGTGGGTGCGGCGGCGGTCTGCGCCGACGGCGAGATGCAACCGCGGCACGTCCTGCGGGTGCTGTGCGCGCTGGAGGCCAAGTCCCTGATCGTACGGCTGCCGGGCCCGGAGGCCGAAGTCACCGCGCGATTCCGGCAGTTGAGCGCCATCCGCGCCTACGCCCTGGACCGCCTCGCCGACTCCGGTGAGCTGCCCGACACCTGGCAACGGGCCGTCGACTGGCTGACCGGGCTGATGGAGCCGGCCGCGGATCAGGTCTTCGTCGACCAGGCGGGCGGCCCCCTGACCGAGGAGCGGGAGAACCTCGCGGCGGCTGTCGCCCACACCAACGGCCTCGGCGGCGCACCGCACGTACCGCTGACGCTGGCACTGGCGAGGGTGCGCTTCCAGCAGGAGCAGCTGACAGCTGCCCGCGCGCTGCTGGCGGACGTACTGGAGCACGACTACGAGCCGCAGGACTCGCGGGACTCCCAGGAATCGCAGGACTCGCGGGAGTCACGGGAGTCATGGGAATCGCGGGGCCGGCAGGACTCCCGGCACGTCGGTGCGGCCCTGGCGCTCGCCGCACGCGCGGCCTGCCAGCAGGTGGACGAGGCGGCCGCGCTGCGCTTCGCCGAGCAGGCGGTCGCCGTCGAGCGGCGCAGAGACGACCCCGCCGGACTCGCCAACGCCCTGGACGCACGCGCTGCCGCGCTGCTGTGCCGCGGCGAGTTCGCGCAGGCCGTCGACGACTTCGCGGAATGTCTTGCCATCGTCGCCGCACTCGGCCGCCCCCGCGACACGGCATGGTGCCGCCACCATCTGGCCTGGGCGCTGCTGCACATCGGCAAGGCGGCCGAGGGCGACGAGCTGATGGCGTCCTGCCTGCCGCAGCTGCGCGGACAGTCCCCCTGGTGCCAGTCGGCGGCCGCCCTGCACACCGCCGGCGCGATCCGGCTCGCCCTGGGCGATGTCGCCGCGGCCCAGAACCTGTTCGCCGAGGGCCTGCGCACGGTACCCGGCGAGAGCTTCCACGCGCTGTATCCGCTGGAGGGGCTTGCCGTCGTGGCGGCCGAACGGGGCCAGACGAAGCGGTCGCTGCGGCTGTTCGCGGCCGCTGCGCAGGCACGCAGGCGGCTGGACACCGAGCCGGAGGCCGAGTGGCGACGGCAGGTCGAGTCGGCGACGGCCCGCGCGGCGGCGGCGCTGCCCGCTGCGGGGCGGGACGCTGCGGTGGCCCAGGGACGCGGGATGGGCTGGGAGCGGCTGATCGCGTACGCCCTGCACGGGACCGACGAGGGACCGATGCCGGCCGTCCGCAGGGAAGACGGGCAATCCCCGCTCACGGGACGGGAGATGACGGTGGCCGCGCTGGTCGCCGAAGGACTGACCAACCGCGAGGTCGCCGCCCGTCTGGATCTGTCGGCAAGCACCGTCTCGACCCACCTCGACAACGTGCGGGACAAGCTGGGCATGCGCTCCCGTACGCAGATCGCGCTGTGGGTGGCCGGAAAGGAACAGCGCCCCGGCGCTGTTCCCGAGCGCGATCCGCGCCGCGGCGAGGTTTCGTAA
- a CDS encoding dioxygenase family protein → MTAALVATSGAGAALAAPASTVQKARAAGRPLAVTPACDGHETPAATEGPLFKPQSPERTDFITPAIRGVRLDLSGIVYDTACKPLPGSLIEFWQCDQNGDYDTAGFSLRGHQYTDSRGAFRLRTIIPRDYWGRWGQRAPHIHTQVQAPGGPVVITQLYFPDDTQAYGRDFAALNAADRLLNRACTITLAGPKDGRYTGAFDFVIQTTAK, encoded by the coding sequence ATGACCGCAGCCCTCGTGGCGACGAGCGGGGCCGGCGCCGCCCTGGCGGCACCGGCGAGCACGGTGCAGAAGGCGCGCGCGGCGGGACGCCCATTGGCCGTCACGCCTGCCTGCGACGGTCACGAAACCCCGGCGGCGACGGAGGGCCCGCTCTTCAAGCCGCAGTCCCCCGAGCGGACGGACTTCATCACCCCCGCGATCCGCGGAGTGCGGCTCGATCTGAGCGGCATCGTCTACGACACCGCCTGCAAGCCCCTGCCCGGGTCGCTCATCGAGTTCTGGCAGTGCGACCAGAACGGCGACTACGACACCGCCGGCTTCTCGCTGCGCGGACACCAGTACACCGACAGCAGAGGCGCGTTCCGGCTGCGCACGATCATCCCCCGCGACTACTGGGGCCGATGGGGCCAGCGGGCGCCGCATATCCATACCCAGGTCCAGGCGCCCGGCGGGCCCGTAGTCATCACGCAGCTCTACTTCCCCGACGACACCCAGGCGTACGGCCGGGACTTCGCCGCGCTCAACGCCGCGGACCGGCTCCTCAACCGGGCCTGCACGATCACGCTCGCGGGCCCGAAGGACGGCCGCTACACCGGCGCCTTCGACTTCGTCATCCAGACCACGGCCAAGTAG
- a CDS encoding helix-turn-helix transcriptional regulator, with product MATMVQETDVRRHELAGFLRSRRERITPEQVGLPRGRRRRTPGLRREEVAHLSAVGVTWYTWLEQARDIQVSPQVLDAIARALLLDQSERSHLFALAGAADPAPGTPCPTVTPALRQLLEQLEPLPACVMNSRYDILAYNRTYGRLFCDLDSLPREDRNCMILAFTNDDWRAAVSDLADATRVLAAKFRASMAEHLAEPAWKALLGRLETSSPEFREVWARHEVVSQGGRTKLIRNAHVGLLHLEHNNLWLGPTAGPRLVSYTPLDDESRERLEKLQALALAAA from the coding sequence ATGGCGACGATGGTGCAGGAGACCGACGTACGTAGGCATGAGCTCGCGGGCTTTCTGCGCAGCCGTCGCGAGCGGATCACGCCCGAGCAGGTCGGGCTGCCGCGCGGCCGTCGCCGGCGGACTCCCGGTCTGCGCCGCGAGGAGGTCGCGCATCTCTCCGCCGTGGGTGTCACCTGGTACACCTGGCTGGAGCAGGCCAGGGACATCCAGGTCTCCCCGCAGGTCCTCGACGCCATCGCCCGCGCGCTCCTCCTCGACCAGAGCGAGCGCAGCCATCTCTTCGCCCTGGCCGGCGCCGCCGATCCGGCGCCCGGCACGCCCTGCCCGACCGTCACGCCGGCCCTGCGGCAGCTGCTCGAGCAGCTCGAGCCGCTTCCCGCCTGCGTCATGAACAGCCGTTACGACATCCTGGCGTACAACCGCACGTACGGACGGCTGTTCTGCGACCTCGACTCCCTGCCGCGGGAGGACCGCAACTGCATGATCCTGGCCTTCACCAACGACGACTGGCGGGCGGCGGTATCCGATCTCGCGGACGCCACCCGGGTGCTCGCCGCGAAGTTCCGGGCGTCGATGGCCGAGCATCTCGCCGAGCCCGCGTGGAAGGCGCTGCTGGGGCGTCTTGAGACGTCCTCGCCGGAGTTCCGTGAGGTGTGGGCGCGCCATGAGGTGGTCAGCCAGGGCGGCAGGACCAAGCTGATCCGCAACGCCCATGTGGGCCTGCTGCACCTGGAGCACAACAATCTCTGGCTGGGCCCGACGGCCGGGCCCCGACTGGTCAGCTACACACCTCTCGACGACGAATCGCGCGAGCGCCTGGAGAAGCTCCAGGCGTTGGCGCTCGCCGCGGCCTGA
- a CDS encoding MFS transporter, with the protein MSETSVLSSNPVGAAEAAGPQLGPLGLFTVLLGAALPLIDFFIVNVALPTIEHDLAAGTALLELVVAGYALSYAVLLVLGGRLGDMYGRRRLFLIGMAAFGLTSLACGLAPDAWTLVGARVAQGAAAALMVPQVLATIQAATAGPRRARAMSLYGATAGLSMVAGQILGGVLVAADIAGTGWRAIFLVNVPVALIGLVLAARSVPKTRSANPAPVDVPGTLLLTVALLTLLAPLTEGRDAGWPLWTWVALAVFPVAAVAFYRVERRADRQGRTPLVPPSLFGLLSLRRGLALVLPFSIGFGGFMFVVAVALQQGLGMGAVAAGMALVPMALAFFGASLAGPRLVVRYGTRIVPAGGALQAVGVAVLALTVWRGWPDLGFVELMPGVALAGFGQGLQLPVIFRIVLSEIPPERAGVGSGVMVTTQQSALALGVATLGSLFLSLVTSAGMRQALTVTLLVQLGMIVLTTLLSLRLPRTVN; encoded by the coding sequence GTGAGTGAGACCAGTGTCCTTTCCTCGAATCCCGTCGGCGCCGCCGAAGCCGCCGGGCCACAGCTCGGCCCGCTCGGGCTGTTCACCGTGCTGCTCGGCGCGGCGCTTCCGCTGATCGACTTCTTCATCGTCAATGTCGCCCTGCCGACCATCGAACACGACCTGGCCGCGGGCACGGCGCTGCTGGAACTGGTGGTCGCCGGGTACGCGCTCTCGTACGCCGTACTGCTCGTCCTCGGCGGACGGCTCGGGGACATGTACGGCCGCCGTCGGCTCTTTCTGATCGGCATGGCCGCCTTCGGACTGACTTCCCTGGCGTGCGGTCTCGCGCCGGACGCCTGGACGCTGGTCGGGGCACGGGTCGCCCAGGGCGCCGCTGCCGCGCTGATGGTGCCGCAGGTACTGGCCACGATCCAGGCAGCGACGGCCGGCCCGCGCAGGGCCAGGGCGATGAGCCTGTACGGGGCCACGGCCGGACTTTCGATGGTCGCCGGGCAGATCCTGGGCGGCGTCCTCGTCGCGGCCGACATCGCAGGCACCGGGTGGCGGGCGATCTTCCTGGTGAATGTGCCGGTGGCGCTGATCGGCCTGGTACTGGCGGCCCGCTCGGTCCCGAAGACACGCTCCGCCAACCCCGCGCCCGTGGACGTACCCGGCACGCTGCTGCTGACCGTGGCCCTGCTGACGCTGCTGGCGCCGCTGACGGAGGGACGGGATGCGGGCTGGCCGCTGTGGACATGGGTCGCGCTGGCGGTGTTCCCGGTCGCGGCGGTGGCCTTCTACCGGGTGGAGCGGCGAGCGGACCGGCAGGGGCGTACACCGCTGGTGCCGCCGAGCCTGTTCGGACTGCTCTCGCTGCGGCGCGGGCTTGCGCTGGTACTGCCGTTCTCGATCGGCTTCGGCGGCTTCATGTTCGTGGTCGCGGTGGCGCTGCAGCAGGGCCTCGGGATGGGAGCCGTGGCCGCCGGGATGGCGCTGGTGCCGATGGCGCTGGCCTTCTTCGGGGCGTCGCTGGCAGGACCGCGGCTGGTGGTGCGGTACGGCACCCGGATCGTGCCGGCGGGCGGAGCGCTCCAGGCCGTGGGCGTCGCGGTACTGGCCCTGACCGTCTGGCGCGGCTGGCCGGATCTGGGTTTCGTGGAACTGATGCCGGGCGTCGCGCTCGCCGGCTTCGGCCAGGGGCTCCAACTGCCGGTCATCTTCCGGATCGTGCTCTCCGAGATACCGCCGGAGCGGGCCGGGGTGGGCAGCGGCGTGATGGTGACGACCCAGCAGTCCGCACTGGCGCTGGGCGTGGCCACGCTGGGCTCGCTCTTCCTCTCGCTGGTCACGTCTGCGGGGATGCGTCAGGCGCTGACGGTCACGCTGCTGGTGCAGCTGGGGATGATCGTGCTGACGACGCTGCTGAGCCTGCGCCTGCCGCGCACGGTGAACTGA
- a CDS encoding DUF6243 family protein yields MAKSRNNLLGVGGQRKKLSRADQQGNGPARNADRKAAADQKQELVRKMRERAEGGSTPEEPQENQA; encoded by the coding sequence ATGGCCAAGAGCCGGAACAACCTCCTCGGCGTGGGCGGACAGCGCAAGAAGCTGTCGCGCGCCGACCAGCAGGGCAACGGTCCCGCGCGCAACGCCGATCGCAAGGCGGCCGCCGACCAGAAGCAGGAGCTGGTGCGCAAGATGCGCGAGCGTGCCGAGGGCGGCAGCACGCCCGAAGAGCCGCAGGAGAACCAGGCCTGA
- a CDS encoding response regulator transcription factor has product MRAVIAEDSVLLRVGVVKILEMAGFEVVAETGDAEGLLAAVGEHRPDIAVVDVRMPPGFTDEGVRAALRLRQQWPDTAVLMLSQYVEERYAAELIAANTSGIGYLLKQRVADVEEFIEVLRRVAEGGTALDPQVVAQLLVRRQSDPLERLTERERDVLALMAEGRSNAGIADRLVISESAVAKHINSILAKLDLPRVGADHRRVLAVLRFLEGGA; this is encoded by the coding sequence GTGCGCGCTGTGATCGCCGAGGATTCCGTCCTGCTCAGGGTCGGCGTGGTCAAGATCCTCGAGATGGCCGGATTCGAGGTCGTCGCGGAAACCGGCGACGCCGAAGGGCTGTTGGCCGCGGTCGGGGAACACCGCCCCGACATAGCCGTCGTCGATGTCCGGATGCCGCCCGGCTTCACCGACGAAGGCGTACGGGCCGCACTCCGGCTCAGACAGCAGTGGCCGGACACCGCCGTCCTGATGCTGTCGCAGTATGTGGAGGAGCGGTACGCCGCCGAGCTCATCGCCGCCAACACCAGCGGCATCGGCTACCTCCTCAAACAACGCGTAGCGGACGTCGAGGAGTTCATCGAAGTGCTGCGACGGGTCGCCGAGGGCGGAACCGCCCTCGACCCGCAGGTCGTCGCACAGCTCCTGGTGCGGCGGCAGAGCGATCCGCTGGAGCGGCTGACCGAGCGCGAACGGGACGTGCTCGCGCTGATGGCGGAGGGCCGCTCCAACGCCGGAATCGCCGACCGGCTGGTGATCAGCGAAAGTGCCGTCGCGAAACACATCAACAGCATCCTCGCCAAACTCGACCTGCCGCGCGTCGGCGCGGATCACCGCAGGGTGCTGGCGGTACTCCGCTTCCTGGAAGGTGGCGCCTGA
- a CDS encoding sensor histidine kinase translates to MTIPPRLRRSLTRLRRDMSFIASGMLLHLVTAPLFLWTARLAVATFSGTSSDAPVILPIPVVLIAIAGFGLTEAHRWRYRELCGVDLPRIRFAVARRQFAYNFLAGPCLGILELLVLALLVAGAAATTIYAWIMLPADWRIGHPGYTTQAAYVMAAGVVALAAVPSLAGALVRLENRIAPALLRDTRAAELEQRVEDLTESRAGAVDAAHAERRRIERDLHDGAQQRLVSLALNLGIAKVTLKDLPPEVRQVIDDAHREAKESIEELSHLVRGLHPSVLDELGLDAALSGLAARAPLPVRLRVDLPQRAAPAVEAVAYFVASEALTNIAKHAHATRADVTVSRLGEILRVVIADDGAGGADPAGGTGLKGLAQRVGSVDGTFRMSSPTGGPTVMTVELPCAL, encoded by the coding sequence ATGACCATCCCGCCCCGGCTCCGCCGCTCCCTCACCCGGCTGCGGCGCGACATGTCCTTCATCGCCTCCGGGATGCTCCTGCACCTCGTCACAGCACCGTTGTTCCTCTGGACCGCGAGACTGGCCGTCGCAACCTTCAGCGGCACCTCCTCCGACGCCCCGGTGATCCTTCCCATTCCCGTCGTCCTGATCGCCATCGCCGGATTCGGCCTCACCGAGGCCCACCGATGGCGCTATCGCGAACTGTGCGGTGTGGACCTGCCCCGGATCCGATTCGCCGTGGCGAGACGGCAGTTCGCGTACAACTTCCTCGCCGGGCCCTGCCTCGGGATACTCGAACTGCTCGTCCTCGCGCTCCTGGTGGCCGGCGCGGCCGCCACCACCATCTACGCCTGGATCATGCTGCCGGCGGACTGGCGGATCGGACACCCCGGCTACACCACCCAGGCCGCCTACGTCATGGCCGCCGGCGTAGTCGCACTGGCCGCCGTGCCGAGCCTCGCCGGAGCCCTGGTACGGCTGGAGAACCGCATCGCCCCCGCCCTCCTCAGGGACACCCGGGCCGCGGAACTCGAGCAGCGCGTCGAAGACCTCACCGAAAGCCGGGCCGGAGCGGTCGACGCCGCCCACGCCGAACGCCGCCGCATCGAACGCGATCTCCACGACGGCGCCCAGCAACGGCTCGTATCACTGGCACTGAACCTCGGGATCGCCAAAGTGACACTCAAGGACCTGCCGCCCGAGGTGCGGCAAGTGATCGACGACGCACACCGCGAAGCCAAGGAGTCGATCGAGGAACTCAGCCATCTCGTGCGCGGCCTCCACCCGTCCGTACTCGATGAACTCGGCCTCGACGCAGCCCTCTCCGGCCTGGCCGCCCGCGCGCCACTGCCCGTACGGCTACGGGTCGACCTGCCGCAGCGAGCCGCCCCCGCCGTCGAAGCAGTCGCCTACTTCGTCGCCTCCGAGGCACTCACCAACATCGCCAAGCACGCGCACGCGACCCGTGCCGATGTGACCGTGTCCCGACTTGGCGAGATACTGCGGGTGGTCATCGCCGACGACGGCGCGGGCGGCGCCGATCCGGCCGGCGGCACCGGTCTCAAAGGACTCGCCCAACGCGTGGGGTCCGTCGACGGGACCTTCCGCATGAGCAGCCCCACCGGGGGCCCGACCGTCATGACTGTGGAGCTGCCGTGCGCGCTGTGA
- a CDS encoding glycine--tRNA ligase, translating to MAADKIDTIVNLSKRRGFVYPCSEIYGGQRAAWDYGPLGVELKENIKRQWWRYMVTSREDVVGIDSSVILASEVWEASGHVATFTDPLTECTSCHKRFRADHLEEAYEEKHGKAPEHGLADLNCPNCGNKGTFTEPKSFSGLLSTHLGPTQDSGSVAYLRPETAQGIFTNFGQVQQTSRKKPPFGIAQMGKSFRNEITPGNFIFRTREFEQMEMEFFVKPGEDEQWQEYWMEQRWNWYRDLGLREENMRWYEHPAEKLSHYSKRTADIEYRFSFGGSEWGELEGVANRTDYDLSAHSKASGHDLSYFDQEAGERWTPYVIEPAAGVGRAMLAFLLDAYNEDEAPNAKGVMEKRAVMRLDPRLAPVKVAVLPLSRNPQLSPKAKGLATDLRKNWNIEFDDAGAIGRRYRRQDEIGTPYCVTVDFDTLDDNAVTVRERDTMKQERVSLDQIQGYLGSRLLGC from the coding sequence GTGGCCGCCGACAAGATCGACACCATCGTCAACCTGAGCAAGCGCCGTGGCTTCGTCTACCCGTGCAGCGAGATCTACGGTGGTCAGCGCGCCGCCTGGGACTACGGGCCGCTGGGTGTCGAGCTGAAGGAGAACATCAAGCGCCAGTGGTGGCGCTACATGGTCACCTCGCGCGAGGACGTCGTCGGTATCGACTCGTCGGTGATCCTGGCCAGCGAGGTCTGGGAGGCCTCCGGTCACGTCGCCACCTTCACCGACCCGCTCACCGAGTGCACCTCCTGTCACAAGCGCTTCCGCGCGGACCATCTGGAAGAGGCGTACGAGGAGAAGCACGGCAAGGCCCCCGAGCACGGCCTCGCCGACCTCAACTGCCCCAACTGCGGCAACAAGGGCACCTTCACCGAGCCCAAGAGCTTCTCCGGCCTGCTCTCCACGCACCTCGGCCCGACGCAGGACTCCGGCTCGGTCGCCTACCTGCGCCCCGAGACCGCGCAGGGCATCTTCACCAACTTCGGCCAGGTGCAGCAGACCTCGCGCAAGAAGCCGCCGTTCGGCATCGCGCAGATGGGCAAGTCCTTCCGGAACGAGATCACTCCCGGCAACTTCATCTTCCGCACCCGCGAGTTCGAGCAGATGGAGATGGAGTTCTTCGTCAAGCCCGGTGAGGACGAGCAGTGGCAGGAATACTGGATGGAGCAGCGCTGGAACTGGTACCGCGACCTTGGTCTCCGTGAGGAGAACATGCGCTGGTACGAGCACCCGGCCGAGAAGCTCTCCCACTACTCCAAGCGCACCGCCGACATCGAGTACCGCTTCAGCTTCGGCGGCAGCGAGTGGGGCGAGCTCGAGGGCGTCGCCAACCGCACCGACTACGACCTCTCCGCGCACTCCAAGGCCTCCGGCCACGACCTGTCGTACTTCGACCAGGAAGCCGGCGAGCGCTGGACCCCGTACGTCATCGAGCCCGCCGCCGGTGTCGGCCGCGCCATGCTCGCCTTCCTCCTCGACGCGTACAACGAGGACGAGGCACCCAACGCCAAGGGCGTCATGGAGAAGCGCGCCGTGATGCGCCTCGACCCGCGCCTCGCGCCGGTCAAGGTCGCCGTGCTGCCGCTCTCCCGCAACCCGCAGCTGTCGCCGAAGGCCAAGGGCCTCGCCACCGACCTGCGCAAGAACTGGAACATCGAGTTCGACGACGCCGGCGCCATCGGCCGCCGCTACCGCCGCCAGGACGAGATCGGCACGCCGTACTGCGTCACCGTCGACTTCGACACCCTCGACGACAACGCGGTCACCGTGCGCGAGCGCGACACCATGAAGCAGGAGCGCGTCTCCCTGGACCAGATCCAGGGCTACCTGGGCAGCCGCCTGCTCGGCTGCTGA